The following DNA comes from Eubalaena glacialis isolate mEubGla1 chromosome 1, mEubGla1.1.hap2.+ XY, whole genome shotgun sequence.
GGTGCTGGAATTCACCTGAAGTTAGTTTGTAGTTGTGTCATCTTCAAATGATAGtagctagtaaaaaaaaaatctgtagaccTAGCTTAAGACAACAGGTGCCAGTGAAATTTAGTAGATGAATGGAGTCACAGCAACCAAAACCTTACCAAAAATGCTCAGTCCACCAACTTAGGACCTTGTAATAATTCTGACAACTTGTCCCTGTTCATTTTTGCAAGGTTTTCCAATGTTCTGGGAGTGAAAGTGAAGAGTGACCTTAGCAGGGGTGTCCTTCCTTCAGGTGAAGTGAGCAAAAGTGCCCTGGAAAAGTTTATATGCTCACCCACTCTGCCCTTAACAGATCAATGAGCTTTTATCCCACCAGCTGGCTTAGGTTTAGCTGGTTCTCAATGCAGTAATTTTCTAATTCACTCTGTAAATACGTGAAGACCTCAAAACATACGACCAGTCACAGAGAAGGCAGCCTGAGGTTTATGGAAACACCTTGAAAAGCCCAACTTCTTGTAGGTGGAGACTTCTGAGGAGTTAGGGGACCCTCTGGTAATGAAAGGCCATGGCCCTTAGCTCTTCCTGTTAACTTTGAGGCCCCTATAGTCTGCAGCGTTAAGGTTGCTGCCTAAGTAAACTGAATCTAGTGTCTTTCTACTCCTTTTACCTTCTCACCTTCCTCTACTCTcctttgtaagaattaaataagtgTCTTTACCCATCAagcaagaaaatacattttattcttgTTTCTACAATGTAATGACATTAAAATTGACAggccaaaaataaaaggaaatatcgTATAAAGCAAGAGAGATTGTAGTTCCTGGATAATCAGAACTGTAAACACTGAAATAGGTTTTCTGTTGTTACTCTTTTAAGAcaattttcttatatatatgGGTAATTGTGCCTGAAGCTTGAGAAGGCTAACCTGTAACTGAAACTTTTCAGTTAGTACCACTGCGGGATCTGGTTAAACTGGGTTAGATTGACTTTCCAGTAGGAAAACAAGGGTCCCTTAACCATCATTTCCGCAATGAAGCAGTAACGGAGTAATCTGTAGTGGAGCTGGGAAGTCCTGATGTATGTTCAATGACTTCTCTTCAAGAAGGAGTACTTCAGGAGCCGGACAGCAGAGGGTTGTTCATGCTGGTCCCTGAGAAGGGAAAAAACACATTAGAGTAAGCAGCACCCAGTAACGTGCCTGCTTCAGTTGACTCAAAATGCCAACTTTAACAATGGAAGTATAACCTTTGCCAGTCAAACAGAATTGGATTGAGTCCAgactccagattttttttttttttttaaatgacatcggAAGAGGTCAGAAATGGAGTGACATCCTGCCGaagtgttttggttttgttttttaatttttatttatttatggctgtgttgggtcttcgtttctgtgagagggctttctctagttgtggcaagtgcgggccactcttcaccgcggtgcgcgggcctctcactctcacggcctctcttgtttcggacggagcacaggctccagacgcgcaggctcagtagttgtggctcacgggcccagctgctccgcggcacgtgggatcttcccagaccagggctcgaacccgtgtcccctgcattggcaggcagattctcaaccactgcgccaccagggaagccccagactccAGATTTttaactgtgtgatcttaggtGAAGGACTCCAACTCTTTCCTCAtcggtaaaatggggataacaataacACCTAACTCACTGGgagagtgtttttttaaatttttattggagtatagttgatttacaatgttgtgtttctgctgtacagcaaagtgaatcaattatacatattcatatatccactctttttaaaattcttttcccatgtgggtcattacagagtattgagaagagttccctgtactatacagaaggtccttattagttatctattttatatatagtagtgtgtatatgtcgatcccaattcatacagggaattttttttaataatgaattttttaaaatagttatttatttattttttggctgcaccgggtcttagttgcggcacgagggatcttttttagttgcagcatgtgggatctagttccctgaccagggatcgaacccgggccccctgcattgggagcagggagtcttagccactggaccaccagggaagtccccattgggaaaatttttaaaaatgcatatacaaCTTTGAAACAGTGTCACACACTAATAATTCAAAAATTAGTACCTATTATGATTCAAAACCAGTCCCTCCTTTTCCATTGTACTTTCACTCAATTTGTTTGGGGTATAATTTATACACAGCAAAATTCACGCTTTTAGATGTACAGTTTAATGCACTTTTAGTTagcatgaaatttattttttaaatttagaggtATCCAGGATTGAAAAACCTTTAAGAAGTAGACATTTAAATATGCTTTGGTGATTAATTTGAATAATCCCATTTGGGGCACTCTTGGATGAACGTGAAGGGAGACAGTTACTTAATTAGTACTATTGTGGCTTAGGTTTATTCCCCCTCAAGAAATCAGAAAGCTTTTGCCAATGAACTAGTCAGTGAACTAATGAACCAGTCACTGGTTATCTGGAGTGACCTATTCCAAAGGCATTCTTTTCGTTAAACTGGCTATCTTGATCATTTTGGAAGCAGATGACCACCAAGAACATCCCaggtaaaaatggaaataaaaataaaatatgttaaaaagcaAGTGACCAAAAATCATTCTAAAGTAAAAAACCTCTCCCCTTCTGGAGGCTCTTTCTCCTGCCTTCAAAATATGCAGAAATCTCTTTTCTCTTCAAAAAATCCTTAAATGACTACCATTTCTAGCTGCCATCCTATTTCTTCTATTCCTGCCAAATTTCTCTAAGTTGGCCAAACccaaagatttctttttcaaCATTCACTAACCTAAATCCTTACCATTTGGCCTACTCTTCTCTATAGAAATTGCTCTTTTAAAACTAACCATGACCTTCTCCTTACCAAATTTAATGAGCTCATCCTCCTTGTCATCTCTGTAGCATTTGAAGTATTCACTACCCCCTTCTCTCTGAAACAGTCTCTACTTAGTCTTAAGAGAAACTGTCCTCTTCGTTCTTCTCCCACACTGCGGCaactcccctccttccctttcttccactTGTGTACTGGACTTAATTCTATGCATATTTTGTTATCTTCTCCCATAagcattttcaaaaacattttcctcAACCCTCTAATTTTTTCATGATTATAGCTACCAAccttatgattttcaaatatgcaCTTCCAATGTTCACTGCTTTCCTGAGCAACAATTCCACAGCTTCAAATGTTTCCTTCAACTTCCTCCCCTGTTCCTCTTTCACAACTTTCTATTACTTCTTCCATTATCCACGTTCAAAACCATGAGATCCTATCATCCTCTATCACCAAGTCCTGATTCACCTTCCTCTGAAatactgatatattttttaaaatatatgcaccaggtcttagttgcagcatgtggactcttagttgcggcatgcatgtgggatctagttccctgatgagggatcgaacccgggccccctgcattgggagcgtggagtcttacccactggaccaccagggaagtccctaaaatattgatattttggaaTCTTCTTTACACTCCCACTGCTTCCATCACCATCAAAACCCAAACTCTGGATTCCAGGATGGCCTCCATTCAAGGTCCCTCTACTGAATCTGCTGTCTGACCTGCCTCCCAAAAGACCTTTCCCTTCATGGCATTCTCTACCCCAAATCCTTTGCCGTCCTCTGCTCGTCACTGCCTATCTCAACAAAGTTAAACTCCTTGGCCtgacttcccagaacttctgagACCTGCCCATAGGAGTACCGCCAGCCATGCTTCTTACTGCTTCCCCAGATTGATTTCTGTTCAGTCCTTGTTCCTGGTTTTTACCTGATCATATCTACTTTTGAATCTTTAAGAGTGCCTTACTCCTTTATTTATGACTATCCACACCTCCAAGAAGTTATTGTCATAGACAACAGGCAAGATTCTAGAGTCCTTAGGGTCTCTGGCATAGAATTGCAGGCTTGCAATACGACGCTCATTAGGTAAGATGTATTAGTATTCTCCCAAAGGGTTATTAACTGTTGAGCCCTAATTACATACCCCAAGCTGTGCTAAGCAATTTACATACACCATTTCCCTTAcccttcacaacaaccctgttaATTGATTATTAGTGGTGTGAGTTGTGTATTGCTTAGTTTATGAAGCAATGGTTCAAAAGGAGAGCCAGGAAAAAATATTCCACCCTTTCTCTTtaaagccgtgtgtgtgtgtgtgtgtgtgtgtgtgtgtgtgtgtgtgtgtgtgtgtaatgagaactagaaagaaaatgagaatagcAAGCACTTTCTGTGGATCAATAATAGATAATTGTTCAATTCAGAACAAAGCAACTGCAGTATTTTTAAGAGCTAAGACCAATCTCCAAGACTAGTACTGGTCTATATGATATTCCTAATACCTTTATGTCCCTTCTGTGAGgcgtttttttgggggggcggggtgcTGGGGGGCAGCTCTGTGCCTGGAGCTCTGTCCGCAAAATCCATGCTGGAACAGTTACGGCATCTCTGCATGTAGGGATGCCCAGAACTGCACCCCTGGAGTATGCGTTGCTGCCCTGGCCTACGTGATCCCCTGAAATCAACCAGGACATGCTGATTGGTATACACACGTGCTGGGAGAGGGGGACAGAGAGTCTAAAAGAGACACACCCATCGGCAGACAGGGAGGCCTGTGGGTTCTGGAGGTTAACTGAGAAAGGTAAAATGAACCCATTCAGGGAGCTGGAGGTTGCCATATATGTTTGCTGAAAGCTGCGGCACTAGAATTTTTCATCTAGCAATGAGAAAGCATACTTCCTTGAAAGGCAAGAAATTTCATTTGGGTTTCAGGCCTTCCTCATTCTGCACATGCAACTAAGTGTTGAGCCTCACTAGGTGGGTGGATTTTAGGCTGTTCTACATCATCCTAGAGGCCAGGTAGGTAGGCTTGAGCACCCCTACCCTACTCTTTAGGTCTCCTCCACCGTACGcctacatgcatatacatatacacactttaACCAGAGCCATCTCTCtgcctttctgttttcttctttgaattaAGATTTCATATGAGCAGAGAGTGCCTGGGtaagaaaagtttgaaaaccacacaAATGAGTAATCTCTAAGCTCCCTTACAGTTCTAACATTTTACACAGAACTTTATTCCATAAGTACCAGGAAGCCTCAGGACAGGAGAAAACAGGCAACCTTCTGGGGCTTTTCTGCTTCCCCAAACACTACCCATTTGATGCTTGAAACACTCCAATTAGAGATTTGTTCCTTTGGCTCAAAATGCTTCCTCTCACTTTAACTGCAAGTGTTTCTGGGGAAACAATACATTAACTCTGTCAGTCATCAATCAATCAGTTCATATCATTCCCTTGATACGAATGAATTTCTCACATACTCTCCTGAGAGCTGGTTTTAGGAAGGAATGAGAACACTGGTTCCCCGAGAGGGAAAGGAGACTAAAGCATAGGTGATGTCATTTCACCATGGCTAGTCCCTGGGAAGATGTCCCATTGGTAAATAAGTAGATCCTTAGCAATTTTTGCACACCCATTGATTTGAGGAAGTATTGTCTGGACCTGATAAGACATCTCATTGAGGCGCTTCCCACTTGAAGCATTACCCCCATACCCTGGTACAACAAGGAACACAATCACCCAATATGGCCAATCATGATTCTTTTCAGCACAAAATCACTCCCTACTTGATTTCATAACCCAAGCAGAGCTTATAATGGGCCATAAATTGCAGGGGAAACATCAGCTGCTTGGAATCTCTGGGGATTTATTCTCCTGCTGCTTTCAGTTTCTTACCTGGTGAGGCACACGTGCACGAAGTCTGCTGCGTTTTCTGAGAAGTGTTCTGGTAAAGGAGGCATCAGCCCTCGGTGTGCGCCAATGTAAAACATGGCTGCCATCCTATCCATGGAAGctagtgggggcttccctgtggCCATCTCAAACACAGAGCAGCCAATGCTCCAGATGTCTGACTTCCATCCATAGCCAGACTCATTGATGACTTCCAGAGCCATCCAATACGGAGTCCCATGCATGGACTTCGGCATGTCACTGTGGGTACCATTTAAGCCAGCCCAGGCCAAACGCTTGACACAGCCAAAGTCAATCAGCTTTATTATTCCAGTTGGCATAAGCATAATATTATTTCCTTTGATATCTCGATGCACCACACAGTTCTCATGGAGATAAGCAACACCTTGCAgaatttgttttgtatatttacaGAACACCATCTCAGGCAATGGCCCAAAACGGTTTATAATACTAGAGATTGTTCCTGGTGGCTCAAACTCCATGAAAATGCTTACAATGTTCTCCTCCAAGCATGTCCCCAAATAGGCCACAGTGTTGACATGTTTCAGTGCTTTGAGCAAATCTACTTCTTCCTGCAGTttcctgtattctttttcagTAGTTAATTTATCAGAGGTATCCAAAGCCACCTGTTTTACAGCTATTAGCTGTCCTTGGCAAGTAAGACCACAATATACCTAGAAGCAAACCAATGCCttattattaaatgtaaatgatgacACTTGTTCACAAAATGCCTCCCAAACACTTGTCTTTCTCTAAGCTGAAACATCCCTACCTAAATGCAAAGTACTTAAGCAAATTGAATGTTTCAGTGGAGCCAAGATGGGGATAAGTAGCATAGTGAATGTATATCATAATGGCTTGGGTTCAGTCTTCTCTTTACCAATCTGTGTAAATACTATCTAAAGTGCTGGGACTTTAGATGGTCTTTTATGCAATTCACAAAATGTAAGGAACATCTTTTGTTTTTGCCACTCAGCAATGATTCTCCCAACTTCTGGTAACATAACTTGAACCGTTGAACAAAGAGACTTCTTTCCCCCAGGACTTGGACCTCAGAGAATTAGAGGCTTGAAATACAATGGCCATTGTACTACCCCGTGGAGCCTGAGAACCAGAGTCAGAAGGAGACACAGAGAGGCCAGATCCCCAGTGACATTGTTTGACCCCTGAAACCAGCTGTGCCCAGAGCCAGTCCTACTCCAAATCCTTCAGTTACATAAAGCTGTGGACATCCTTTTCCTCAAGCCACTTTAGGCTGGGTTTCCTATTACTTCCAATTGAAAGAGTTCTAAGTAAAAGAGTatgcagggtggggagggcacTCAGGAAGattagggaagagggaggggtggaggagtggAGACTTTTTATTTCAACATGTTTCCTGTTTCACTTACTGTGCCGTAGGCTCCCTTCCCAAGGATCTCACCCTTGGTCCACAGGATAGGTTCTTCATACTTTAAACTGTTTTCAGAAAATGTCTTCTTTTCATGTGAGTTGAAAAATCTCTCCTCTTTGTCATATATCCCAAAACCATTACTGTATCTCTGGAAgaatgagacaaaaagaaaagtcatCATTACATTCTGAGTCCTTGGGACGGAGAGAAAGAGTGGAGAGTAAGGTCTTCCTTTCTTCTAACTTAGGACCAACCAGAAAAGGCCAAATATGCACCCCTAACCAATCACGTGGGAGGCCCCTTCTAGTTAGCCCACCTACAGCTTCCCCAGGACAACAGCCTCCAATCAGGGCACACCTGAAGCCTTTTTTCCACTAAAAAGCTTTCCTACTCCTTGCCTGCTTTTGAGTCTCGGCCAAACACAAGTGATGGTGGTTGACTCCTTTGCTATAGTGAGCTCTGAATAAACAACCTTTGTTCTATTTCCacaacatacacatacactcaaaTGTACACATATGTAAGCATATATGCCTACACttccatacacatacacatttacacacaaatatacatacagataGATACTCTCTCTCTTACACATAAACACGCATACATTCACCCATGCACAGCCATACAAGCAAGTCTAATGGTCAAGACCAGCTGCAATAGACTAAAGATCCATGGTCCTCTAGACCCTTGCTACTCAAAGGAGAACCTACAGACCAGCTGTATCAATATCCCATGAGAGCTTGTTAGACTTTCAGAATCTCAGGCTCAGACATACAAAATCAGTGTCTACATTTCAGCATGACCCTCAAGAGATGTGCATCCACAGTAAACTTTGAAAGTCCTTCCCCTGGAAGTCGGGAAACAATTATCTTTTTGTAGAGCTTAGACCATGTTTACCAATTGTTTGATCGGGACCAAAAATACTTTGTCTTGATCTCCTCTAtgagttcttaaaaataaatgatgatggtgatgttgaGGCACGGTGGTGGTCCTTAAGAATAAGACATCGCACAAGATCTCCTCCCTCGGGAATGAGCACGGGTGCCTCCAGAGGGCCATTTGGGTTTCTCCTCCCCAGCCTCTCATGTTTCTATCCAAACTGAAATTTAAGGATTGTTTAGAAATGAAAAGATCACAAAAGGTCAGTTTTTGACTCTGTGATTGCAGGGTAGGGTTATGGGCTGATTGTATTCACTAGCTTGTTAGCTTTTCTTGAATGTGAAATGGCAGGCTGGTGGACACATCTCAGACACACAGGCATGCACACACGTACCCCCAACTCCCACCCAAGCCTGCAGCCTCTGTGAATCCTGTCCACGTCCCAGCCAAGACCAGGTTCACCATGAGGGTGAAGCTGGCCTTTTACAACCAGGAATATTCCCACTGTGTAGTGATTAAGAGTGTGGGGCTGGAATCAGAATTCCTGTCCCCACCACTCACTACCTGCGTGACttcctaaacctcagtttcctcatctgcaaaatggggacttGTTATTACCTTTAGCATTGATCTCATGGAGCTGTTATGAAGTATAGAAAGGAGACAGTATGATGTGTCTCACTCATATGTGGTAAGTTCTCAATAAACTTAGCTATGGTATAATTATTTACCTTGTGTATTCTTCagatcaatcatttaaaaaaatgattcctGATCCTGAAAGAGTGTGATATAACCTGAGTTAGTGTACAGTAAATAATGTTTCAGCTAAACCTACTGTTTGTCTTCAAAATTTAGTAGAACAGGAGGCTCATATACTTCAGTGAGAACTAAAACAAACGTAACCTTACTACCTGCTGATAGTCTTCTCGCCGCCCCACTCCAGTgccaaacaaattttttaaaaatgtgttcaggATTGTTGTTTATGCTTCCTTGAGAGCAATGGCTAAGTCTTGTACCCCACCATGTCTTCAGCTCTTATCCCAATACCAAAAACACAGGAGGCATCAATAATATTTTTGTGTTAAAGTAAACCATTTGGGAACAAATGCTCAGGTGCAGGGAATCCTTGAGTAATGAGCTTTTCATGTTTTCATATGTCTTTTGGAACTAGATGGTGAGCTACTTCAGGGGCTGTGTTAATATCTTTCTATCTCACACACCACTTAGAGTAATGCTTTACCCATAATTATCTCCCTGCTGTTACTTGTTGATTGAAAACTTCATCACTGAATATAATATCTACCTATTTCAATAAGTAGCTTTGCTATATTAATGTAATCAAAGTGATTCCATTACAGTGTCAGGCTAGCTAAATTCTAGAAGTAAGGCAACATAATGAAAACGTCTTAGCGTGAGAGTCAGGGGACCTGGATTCCAAACTTGCAACCAAATAATGAGATCTTGATGAAACTATTTAATTGTTTAGGGTTACTGattcctcatttgaaaataaggGGTTTGAAACGGATTGTCTCTGAGATCCCTTCCCGCCCCAATGAATCTCTGATTCTAATTATACCAACCTGTGTTTTGACAGTTGTTGTCTCTCCGCCTAATTCTTGCATGGTATTTCCTCTCTTACTGAGGACAAGATTTCGGCTTTCAGGATCTGTTTCATCTGCCATTATTTGGCAAGAGTGGTTATCTTTCTCCTCAAGAGCTAGTAGTTCTGCAGCTAGACAACCTAACAGTTCATCTGTCGATTCTTCATTCTTTACAGGGTCTGGAATTTCTTGGGAAATTGAATCTGCATCATTTAAAGTTTTTCCAAATGTTTGACATGGAATTGACTTATTAGCCAAACTATCATGATCCAAAGAATGTGCCCAAAGTTGACAGGCTTGAGAAGATgcactttcttgtttctcttggaAAGAGAAACTCGTAAGTGTTTTAGACTTATCtgaaacactctcaaactctACATCGTTAGTTAGAATTTGATTGGCATTAGTTTCACCAGGAGATGCTATAGGCTGCTTCTCTTGCAGTACATGCTTGCTGGAACTCATCTCACTGGGCAGTGCCCAGCTGTCTTCTGAAAGGACAAATGGGGTTTGGTGAACTTGCTCTTCGAGTTCACGCAGATCTCTGAGGCTCGTGGCAAGTATCTGATTGCTAGAAATGTCTCCTTCGTCACCAGACTCTTCCATGGAGACTTCCTCAACAATGGACAAATCTGAGACAGGAAGAAATTCGTTCTGTTCGATGGACTGCTCATGAGTCTGAACCATGTTCATGGGCTGAACTTCATCTTTGGAAGATAGAAAGTCATTTCCTGAAGACTTTATCTGCTATTCTGGTTCTGAAATACCATGTTCAGTGTCGCTGCTACTTACAGCCTGGCAACGCTTTTCTTTAGAAATTAAACTTTTGTGCTTTCGTTTAATGCCAAGAGAAGACTTTGGGGGtttaatatgtggtcttttctgAGAAAGTCTGGTTCGGCTTTTGCTGGTCCTCTCACTGTGTGAAGATCGACATTTATTGGTGATACATCTGCCCGATGGAGCTGAGCATACCTCTCGGAAATATTTGTTTTCATGCTGTTCAGCCTCTCGCATCTGACGATAAACAGGGGTCCTGAACGTTTCGTAGATTCCAGGTCCATTTGCAGTTGGACTGATTTCTTTGAACCTGTCGCTGTACTTCAGATCTCAGTAATTTAGTCTTGGCTCTGTTGGTTGAGCACAGAGAGGAACAGAAGACTTTTTTATTCCTGGATTTTTACAGATGCAAGGCAATGACTGCTTTTTAGGTTTCAAAGCTCGGTAAGTGGATTGCTTCTTTTCTATCTGTGGCATTCTCTTTTGAAACTTGGGTGATTGCCGAGGTCTGGGGTCCACAAGCCCCAGAGCAGGAAAAACTTGAGTTTTTATGCTGGTTTTGTGCATGGTAGTCTTCATGGAACTTTCAGTGGAAACCATGAAATTCTGAGGTGTCCTGTTACTGGCCTTGGTCTTTGAATCCAACTTATTTCTATGGGTTTTCATTTTATGCCTGTCATTTCTTGGTCTGCAAGTATGTTGAAGCTACTGTTGTTATGAAGGATGCCCTTTCTTTTCTGGAGACTTGGTTTAGTTATTTCTGGTTCCTTGGGAGTTTCATCTCCGGAGAAAGTGATGTGGATAAGAGGCACCATCCCATTCGTTTCTGGTTTGGCTGCCTCTGCTACTGATATTTTTATGTTTGTCTCCATGCTTCTGTGATCTTCTGGGAGCTTTTCAATGGGGTCATGAGGAACTATATTGGACAAACTTTTAAGAACAGTATAGTCTTCTGAAATATGATTTGGCTCAATTACTTCCCCTTTATGTGCTGAAGCAGTTTTTGAATCAGCTTTATCATTTCTAATCCCTTCATCCTGGCTTAGAGTTATTTCTGAACGCAGGGCTTCTTGGAA
Coding sequences within:
- the MAP3K19 gene encoding LOW QUALITY PROTEIN: mitogen-activated protein kinase kinase kinase 19 (The sequence of the model RefSeq protein was modified relative to this genomic sequence to represent the inferred CDS: inserted 2 bases in 2 codons; substituted 2 bases at 2 genomic stop codons) → MNSMPKPERHAESLLDICHDTNSSPTDMMTVTKNQNIILQSISSREEFDQDDVCTHSILISERGDPSGDGQDWQPRTEGFSSSNMKYSSRRIEFPQPPLSPLPVRSGLLTIPPNHKDQKERERNIPSFISFIPMLSEPVSRSDEFRPSNKXKGSTVQGLEGQTLRSFDSSIWSRNMCSFWKAHHHRQHLETEESRKSKEREGRVNIEISHFEKGQSLASFENFKEGNFPTDREVDIDCLGAELRRAEENTQSLSSGKKEGSVARNYEQDSEAGYSKPVKFQEALRSEITLSQDEGIRNDKADSKTASAHKGEVIEPNHISEDYTVLKSLSNIVPHDPIEKLPEDHRSMETNIKISVAEAAKPETNGMVPLIHITFSGDETPKEPEITKPSLQKRKGILHNNSSFNILADQXNDRHKMKTHRNKLDSKTKASNRTPQNFMVSTESSMKTTMHKTSIKTQVFPALGLVDPRPRQSPKFQKRMPQIEKKQSTYRALKPKKQSLPCICKNPGIKKSSVPLCAQPTEPRLNYXDLKYSDRFKEISPTANGPGIYETFRTPVYRQMREAEQHENKYFREVCSAPSGRCITNKCRSSHSERTSKSRTRLSQKRPHIKPPKSSLGIKRKHKSLISKEKRCQAVSSSDTEHGISEPEXQIKSSGNDFLSSKDEVQPMNMVQTHEQSIEQNEFLPVSDLSIVEEVSMEESGDEGDISSNQILATSLRDLRELEEQVHQTPFVLSEDSWALPSEMSSSKHVLQEKQPIASPGETNANQILTNDVEFESVSDKSKTLTSFSFQEKQESASSQACQLWAHSLDHDSLANKSIPCQTFGKTLNDADSISQEIPDPVKNEESTDELLGCLAAELLALEEKDNHSCQIMADETDPESRNLVLSKRGNTMQELGGETTTVKTQRYSNGFGIYDKEERFFNSHEKKTFSENSLKYEEPILWTKGEILGKGAYGTVYCGLTCQGQLIAVKQVALDTSDKLTTEKEYRKLQEEVDLLKALKHVNTVAYLGTCLEENIVSIFMEFEPPGTISSIINRFGPLPEMVFCKYTKQILQGVAYLHENCVVHRDIKGNNIMLMPTGIIKLIDFGCVKRLAWAGLNGTHSDMPKSMHGTPYWMALEVINESGYGWKSDIWSIGCSVFEMATGKPPLASMDRMAAMFYIGAHRGLMPPLPEHFSENAADFVHVCLTRDQHEQPSAVRLLKYSFLKRSH